The following are encoded in a window of Solidesulfovibrio magneticus RS-1 genomic DNA:
- the gap gene encoding type I glyceraldehyde-3-phosphate dehydrogenase, with amino-acid sequence MQKLRIAINGFGRIGRQVLKAILERHAEAMDVVAINDLFDVATNAHLLSYDTNYGKLPVAARVEGDVMVVGDWHIRNFAERDPKGLPWGELGVDVVIESTGIFRTGPKCQAHIDAGAKKVIITSPAKEEDLTIVLGVNDDKYDPAAHHIISNASCTTNCLAPVAKVVHEHFGIVKGVMTTIHAYTNDQRILDLPHKDLRRARAAACNMIPTSTGAAQAVALVIPDLKGKFSGLSVRVPTPTVSLVDFVVQLEKSTTTDDLRAALKTAADGPLAGILGFSELPLVSSDFKADSRSSIVDGEYTFVQGGDMAKILAWYDNEWGYSCRVSDLVAFMAEKGL; translated from the coding sequence ATGCAAAAGCTTCGCATCGCCATCAACGGCTTCGGCCGCATCGGCCGGCAAGTCCTCAAAGCCATTCTGGAACGCCACGCCGAGGCCATGGACGTGGTCGCCATCAACGACCTGTTCGACGTGGCCACCAACGCCCACCTGCTGTCCTACGACACCAACTACGGCAAGCTGCCCGTGGCCGCCCGGGTCGAAGGCGACGTCATGGTGGTCGGCGACTGGCACATTCGCAATTTCGCCGAACGCGACCCCAAGGGCCTGCCCTGGGGCGAACTCGGCGTGGACGTGGTCATCGAATCCACCGGTATTTTCCGCACCGGCCCCAAGTGCCAGGCCCACATCGACGCCGGCGCAAAAAAGGTCATCATCACCTCGCCGGCCAAGGAAGAGGACCTGACCATCGTCCTTGGCGTCAACGACGACAAGTACGACCCGGCCGCCCACCACATTATTTCCAACGCCTCCTGCACCACCAACTGCCTGGCTCCGGTGGCCAAGGTGGTCCACGAGCACTTCGGCATCGTCAAGGGCGTGATGACCACCATCCACGCCTACACCAACGACCAGCGCATCCTGGATCTGCCGCATAAGGACCTGCGCCGGGCCCGGGCCGCCGCCTGCAACATGATCCCGACCTCCACCGGCGCGGCCCAGGCCGTGGCCCTGGTCATCCCGGACCTCAAGGGCAAATTCTCGGGGCTGTCCGTGCGTGTGCCGACCCCCACCGTCTCCCTGGTCGATTTCGTGGTGCAGCTGGAAAAATCCACCACCACCGACGACCTGCGCGCGGCCCTCAAGACCGCCGCCGACGGGCCGCTGGCCGGCATTCTCGGCTTCTCCGAACTGCCGCTGGTGTCCTCGGACTTCAAGGCCGATTCCCGTTCCTCCATCGTGGACGGCGAATACACCTTCGTCCAGGGCGGCGACATGGCCAAGATCCTGGCCTGGTACGACAACGAATGGGGCTATTCCTGCCGGGTGTCCGACCTGGTCGCCTTTATGGCCGAAAAGGGCTTGTAA
- a CDS encoding GAF domain-containing protein yields MSEQECAYYRSLYEVAMCINSSLEPATVLHSIAEQATKSLAAKACSIRLLDRQGKTLLAGTSHGLSKGYLRKGTIEVAKSRIDQETLTGKVVQIKDAGSDPMFQYPDAAREEGIASVMALPLTVDGRHIGVMRLYCSNIREFSQSEINFATAIANLSAMAIENARLHQALRTDYELLTAYEYTMHE; encoded by the coding sequence ATGAGCGAACAGGAATGCGCCTATTACCGCAGCCTCTATGAAGTGGCCATGTGCATCAATTCGAGCCTGGAGCCGGCCACTGTCCTCCACTCCATCGCCGAGCAGGCGACCAAATCCCTTGCCGCCAAGGCCTGCTCCATCCGGCTGCTGGACCGCCAGGGCAAGACCTTGCTTGCCGGCACTTCCCATGGCCTGAGCAAGGGCTATCTGCGCAAAGGAACCATCGAGGTGGCCAAAAGCCGCATCGACCAGGAAACCCTGACCGGCAAGGTCGTGCAGATCAAGGACGCCGGTTCCGATCCGATGTTCCAGTACCCCGACGCCGCGCGCGAGGAAGGCATCGCCTCGGTCATGGCCTTGCCGCTGACCGTGGACGGCCGCCATATCGGCGTCATGCGCCTGTACTGCTCCAACATCCGCGAGTTCTCCCAAAGCGAGATCAATTTTGCCACGGCCATCGCCAACCTTTCGGCCATGGCCATCGAGAACGCCCGGCTGCATCAGGCGCTGCGCACCGATTACGAACTGCTGACCGCCTACGAATACACCATGCACGAGTAG
- a CDS encoding GGDEF domain-containing protein, which produces MHLGCQEAPCDIRKLCGELHKLGCGNDSSWLAVLLFVRNLLRQFSIFDDSRKKCLQEYVFSELARRDPSPEHLQRLLGGLELFLTDHLPMAAVKDQLENEKAASKSLAQSITAFLEETLTSEQERSKLVGRFGRETLDTLAGGEDPSVMIPKLRTLVGNMLAHYREEAQAWERKAQQLEKIIQVDPLLAPLHNRRSLEEHLRAAVARAEAEGAPLTAMMIDVDNFKTAINDAYGHVVGDDVLRTLAKIIDAHAGRHGWFAARYGGDELVLVCDLDGDDAQFHADAIRLAVQNYEFRPRIDGKLAEAPIRFTVSIGVAAFVPGMSGDDLIAAADAAMYQVKSGGRNNVARFEQPAA; this is translated from the coding sequence ATGCACCTGGGCTGTCAGGAAGCGCCGTGCGACATCCGCAAACTGTGCGGCGAGCTTCACAAACTCGGCTGCGGCAATGATTCGTCCTGGCTGGCGGTGCTGCTTTTTGTGCGCAACCTGCTGCGGCAGTTTTCGATTTTCGACGACTCGCGCAAGAAGTGCCTGCAGGAATACGTCTTTTCGGAACTGGCCCGGCGTGATCCTTCCCCCGAACATCTCCAACGCCTGCTTGGCGGCCTGGAACTGTTTCTCACCGACCACCTGCCCATGGCCGCCGTCAAGGACCAGCTTGAAAACGAAAAGGCGGCCTCCAAATCCCTGGCCCAGTCCATTACCGCCTTTCTGGAAGAGACGCTGACCTCGGAGCAGGAGCGCAGCAAGCTCGTGGGCCGCTTTGGCCGTGAGACCCTCGATACCCTGGCCGGCGGCGAGGACCCCTCGGTCATGATCCCCAAGCTGCGCACCCTGGTCGGCAACATGCTCGCCCATTACCGCGAGGAGGCCCAGGCCTGGGAACGCAAGGCCCAGCAGCTCGAAAAGATCATCCAGGTCGACCCGCTGCTGGCCCCCCTGCACAATCGCCGCTCCCTGGAAGAGCATCTGCGCGCGGCCGTGGCCCGGGCCGAGGCCGAGGGCGCGCCGCTTACCGCCATGATGATCGACGTGGACAACTTCAAGACCGCCATCAACGACGCCTACGGCCATGTGGTCGGCGACGACGTGTTGCGTACCCTGGCCAAGATCATCGACGCCCATGCCGGTCGCCACGGCTGGTTCGCCGCCCGCTACGGCGGCGACGAGCTGGTGCTGGTGTGCGACCTGGACGGCGACGACGCCCAGTTTCATGCCGACGCCATCCGGCTGGCCGTGCAGAACTACGAGTTTCGCCCCCGCATCGACGGTAAGCTGGCTGAAGCGCCCATCCGTTTTACCGTGTCCATTGGCGTGGCCGCCTTTGTCCCGGGCATGTCCGGCGACGACCTCATCGCCGCCGCCGACGCGGCCATGTATCAGGTGAAATCCGGCGGACGCAACAACGTCGCCCGGTTCGAGCAGCCGGCCGCCTGA
- the dksA gene encoding RNA polymerase-binding protein DksA, whose translation MDPKDVEFFRELLNGMLQDILKKGEETIEDMTDTVEVYADPADRATAESDRAFTLRLRDRERRLIKKIKEAIERIDEGTYGECVECGEDISVARMKARPVTTLCIKCKSRQEADEDLRGD comes from the coding sequence ATGGATCCCAAGGACGTCGAATTTTTCCGCGAACTTCTAAACGGCATGCTCCAGGACATCCTCAAGAAGGGCGAGGAAACCATCGAGGACATGACCGACACCGTCGAGGTGTACGCCGACCCGGCCGACCGGGCCACGGCCGAGTCCGACCGGGCCTTTACCCTGCGCCTGCGCGACCGGGAACGTCGCCTGATCAAGAAGATCAAGGAAGCCATCGAGCGCATCGACGAAGGCACCTACGGCGAGTGCGTGGAGTGCGGCGAGGACATCAGCGTCGCCCGCATGAAAGCCCGTCCGGTCACCACCTTGTGCATCAAATGCAAAAGCCGCCAGGAGGCCGACGAAGACCTCCGGGGAGATTAG
- a CDS encoding NFACT RNA binding domain-containing protein: MEAVFFRVLVRELAAALPGARVEKIFLPVPNVFTLSLYLPVSRVVPGCPGKKTVHLHARYGTGRFFLFLSGSKTAQPDRAPGQAMRLRKHLRGRRVQRLVPDWPNRRLTLVFTGDGPALVLDPRSFPVLAEAPAPDATPAEPGWPAIETVTSDPDIWQAHPQLSPGLRRRLAALPRDGRQTVYDRLQADTAEGFFLERKGGEPLALWPVVWPGKPQAGVETIAFPTALEAAAAFGLPLAFGEVSGRREAPEADAVAARVRRRQRALAKLEADEARMRAFIMRKAEADRIAAHLHLLDKTAKIPELFFTNDDGTETALTLDPALTILGNMQKLYHLAAKGQRGLVAIAARRQDLQGDKKDLKGREHVPASQSAVGASGSLKGVAAHVYRTSDGFLALRGKNAKANDQLLRLANAYDLWFHVANGPGTHVILRRDHPGRDVPRRSLEEAAGLAALASYAAGAGTADVWLARVGDVRRVKGGAPGQVTVTRMLETLRTAVDPALESLREKA, encoded by the coding sequence ATGGAGGCCGTTTTTTTTCGTGTCCTGGTCCGCGAGCTGGCCGCGGCCCTGCCGGGCGCTCGGGTGGAGAAGATTTTCCTGCCCGTCCCCAACGTCTTCACCCTGTCGCTTTATCTGCCGGTCAGCCGTGTCGTCCCCGGCTGTCCCGGCAAGAAAACCGTCCATCTCCACGCCCGCTACGGCACGGGGCGTTTTTTCCTGTTCCTCTCCGGCTCCAAAACCGCCCAGCCCGACCGCGCCCCGGGGCAAGCCATGCGGCTGCGCAAGCACCTGCGCGGCCGGCGGGTGCAGCGCCTGGTTCCCGACTGGCCAAACCGCCGCCTGACCCTGGTGTTCACCGGCGACGGCCCGGCCCTGGTCCTTGATCCCCGCTCCTTCCCGGTCCTGGCCGAGGCGCCGGCCCCGGACGCGACGCCGGCCGAACCGGGCTGGCCGGCCATCGAAACCGTCACCAGCGATCCCGACATCTGGCAGGCCCATCCCCAGCTCTCGCCCGGCCTGCGCCGCCGCCTGGCCGCCCTGCCCCGGGACGGCCGCCAGACGGTCTACGACCGGTTGCAGGCGGACACGGCCGAAGGCTTTTTCCTGGAGCGCAAAGGGGGCGAGCCCCTGGCGCTTTGGCCCGTGGTCTGGCCCGGCAAACCCCAGGCCGGGGTCGAAACCATTGCCTTTCCCACGGCCCTGGAAGCGGCCGCCGCCTTCGGCCTGCCCCTGGCCTTCGGCGAGGTCTCGGGCCGTCGCGAGGCTCCCGAGGCCGACGCCGTCGCCGCCCGGGTCCGTCGCCGCCAGCGCGCCCTGGCCAAACTGGAGGCCGACGAAGCCCGGATGCGGGCCTTTATCATGCGCAAAGCCGAGGCTGACCGCATCGCGGCGCACCTCCATCTGCTGGACAAGACGGCCAAGATTCCTGAACTTTTTTTCACCAATGACGACGGCACGGAAACGGCCCTGACCCTCGACCCGGCCCTGACGATCCTTGGCAACATGCAAAAGCTCTATCATTTGGCGGCAAAAGGCCAACGGGGCCTGGTCGCCATCGCCGCCCGCCGCCAGGACTTGCAAGGCGATAAAAAAGACTTAAAAGGTCGGGAACACGTCCCGGCGTCCCAAAGCGCCGTCGGGGCGTCTGGCAGCCTCAAGGGCGTGGCCGCCCATGTCTACCGCACTTCAGACGGCTTTTTGGCCCTACGGGGCAAAAACGCCAAGGCCAACGACCAGCTCCTTAGACTCGCCAATGCCTATGACCTGTGGTTCCACGTGGCCAACGGCCCGGGAACCCATGTGATTTTGCGACGCGACCACCCCGGACGCGACGTGCCGCGACGCAGCCTCGAAGAGGCCGCCGGACTGGCCGCCCTGGCCAGCTATGCGGCCGGGGCCGGCACGGCCGACGTCTGGCTGGCCCGGGTCGGCGACGTGCGCCGGGTCAAGGGCGGCGCGCCGGGCCAGGTGACGGTGACGCGGATGTTGGAGACGCTACGGACGGCCGTGGACCCGGCCCTGGAAAGTTTGCGGGAAAAGGCGTGA
- a CDS encoding PhoH family protein: MMETLCMERRLDFDDPALARDLFGPHNANIALIAGKSGARLDTRGSSVILRADSEETLSHVANVLVQLYGLLRQGKPIYPADVEQALSVLAKEPEASLQRVYREESLVISPKKTVTPRTATQRDYLAAIRRHDLVFGIGPAGTGKTYLAVAMGVGFLLERRVKRLILTRPAVEAGEKLGFLPGDMVEKINPYLRPLYDALNDMLDFRKVREMLDTGVIEVAPLAFMRGRTLNDALIILDEAQNTTPEQMKMFLTRLGLSSKAVVTGDATQIDLPSHTASGLVEARRVLRNVRGIEFVTFSDADVVRHPLVGRIVQAYERDSRQG, translated from the coding sequence ATGATGGAAACGCTGTGCATGGAGCGACGGCTCGACTTTGACGACCCGGCGCTCGCCCGGGACCTTTTTGGCCCCCACAATGCCAATATCGCCCTGATCGCCGGCAAATCCGGCGCGCGTCTCGACACCCGGGGCAGCTCCGTGATTTTGCGGGCCGACTCCGAGGAGACGCTCTCTCATGTGGCCAACGTGCTGGTACAGCTCTACGGGCTTTTGCGCCAGGGCAAGCCCATCTATCCGGCCGACGTGGAACAGGCCTTAAGCGTTCTGGCCAAGGAGCCCGAGGCCAGCCTCCAGCGCGTCTACCGCGAGGAATCCCTCGTCATTTCGCCCAAGAAAACCGTCACCCCGCGCACCGCCACCCAGCGCGACTACTTGGCCGCCATAAGACGGCACGATCTGGTCTTCGGCATCGGCCCGGCCGGCACCGGCAAGACCTATCTGGCCGTGGCCATGGGCGTGGGGTTCCTGCTGGAACGACGGGTCAAGCGCCTCATCCTCACCCGGCCGGCCGTGGAGGCCGGCGAAAAGCTGGGCTTTTTGCCCGGCGACATGGTGGAGAAAATAAACCCTTATCTTCGCCCTCTCTACGACGCCCTCAACGACATGCTCGACTTCCGCAAGGTACGCGAGATGCTCGACACCGGCGTTATTGAAGTGGCTCCTCTGGCCTTCATGCGCGGGCGCACCTTAAACGATGCGCTCATCATTCTTGATGAAGCGCAGAACACGACGCCCGAGCAAATGAAAATGTTTCTCACCCGACTGGGCCTGTCCTCCAAGGCCGTGGTCACCGGCGACGCGACCCAGATCGATCTGCCGTCCCATACGGCCTCGGGACTGGTCGAGGCCCGGCGGGTGCTTCGCAACGTACGCGGCATCGAGTTCGTCACCTTCAGCGACGCCGATGTCGTCCGCCATCCCCTGGTGGGAAGGATCGTCCAAGCTTATGAGCGAGATAGTCGACAGGGTTAA
- a CDS encoding HD family phosphohydrolase: protein MSEIVDRVKRAIKAPSAQSPVQQAGGFTLPEWAPGFLFFLAVVFTLCFVARLGLDTSVRLFTAGEIATQDVAADQSLQIEDVEATTRRRDQVAEAQPPVFDVSPLPFEALAKSVEDIIGAARAATAEDLEKLRWQVAENLNTDIGPDIIEVWRQDDFKALMQKDVLPWLKQNYEPGVVSSVSVFTPYKNGILLRELPSKMETLRVETRDIKDIKQIKDDLEHMLKVSLNKPFRQRKAVYSLVYPLIAPSMTLNQETTQARKAEIARAVEPLYYIIKKGEIIVRQGERVGPIQQLKLQSLYSHRKGPYNLLRATGLFGMCLMFLAVLYVSLERAGIKRVRSTDWVFLGVVLLIFGMLAKVGDMVTLPGGGGLPEATRSIYFAYSLPIAGAAGILALFFPKRLCIFTSLILSFLAANMVYGGIGAFCYYFVGSMIYVYLIKRSETRSQLLKSVFPLLAALCVMWCSVNLMDLNDPSVAGAGLAFVALSAFLSLLAVVGIAPIMELIFGYTSRFRLMELLNLEQPLLQELMVKAPGTYHHSLIVSNMVEAGARAIGANPLLAKVAALYHDIGKLKNPHYFIENISCKENRHNKLAPSMSALILISHVKKGIELAREHRLGQAITDLIGQHHGTTLIAYFYHKAKELAEAKGDDPIREADYRYPGPKPQSKEAGLILLADAIEASSRTLVDPTPSRIKGHIQNIVRKIYTEGELDDSQLTLKDLTLLSDTFQRILTGIFHQRIEYPSAKSPEKNGKTREETACAVDPKAAEHAA from the coding sequence ATGAGCGAGATAGTCGACAGGGTTAAGCGGGCCATCAAGGCCCCTTCGGCCCAATCCCCGGTACAGCAGGCAGGCGGCTTCACGTTGCCCGAATGGGCACCGGGCTTCCTGTTTTTCCTGGCTGTGGTCTTCACCTTGTGCTTCGTGGCCCGCCTGGGCCTGGACACTTCGGTGCGTCTTTTTACCGCCGGCGAAATCGCCACCCAGGACGTGGCCGCCGACCAAAGCCTGCAAATCGAGGACGTCGAGGCCACCACCCGCCGCCGCGACCAGGTTGCCGAGGCCCAGCCCCCGGTCTTCGACGTCAGCCCCCTGCCCTTCGAGGCCCTGGCCAAAAGCGTCGAGGACATCATCGGCGCGGCCCGGGCCGCCACGGCCGAGGATCTGGAAAAGCTGCGCTGGCAGGTGGCCGAGAACCTCAACACCGACATCGGCCCGGACATCATTGAGGTCTGGCGGCAGGACGACTTCAAAGCGCTCATGCAAAAAGACGTGCTGCCCTGGCTCAAGCAGAACTACGAGCCCGGCGTGGTCAGCTCGGTCTCGGTTTTCACGCCCTATAAAAACGGCATCCTCCTGCGCGAACTGCCCTCCAAGATGGAGACCCTTCGCGTCGAGACCCGCGACATCAAGGACATCAAGCAGATAAAAGACGACCTGGAGCACATGCTCAAGGTCTCCCTCAACAAGCCCTTTCGCCAGCGCAAGGCCGTCTATTCCCTGGTCTATCCGCTCATCGCCCCCAGCATGACCCTCAACCAGGAAACGACGCAAGCCCGCAAGGCCGAGATCGCCCGGGCCGTGGAGCCGCTGTACTACATCATCAAAAAGGGCGAGATCATCGTGCGCCAGGGCGAGCGCGTGGGACCCATCCAGCAGCTCAAGCTCCAGTCCCTCTACTCCCACCGCAAAGGCCCCTACAACCTGCTGCGGGCCACGGGACTTTTCGGCATGTGCCTGATGTTTCTGGCCGTACTCTACGTCTCCCTGGAGCGGGCCGGGATCAAACGCGTGCGCAGCACCGACTGGGTGTTTCTGGGCGTGGTGCTGCTCATCTTCGGCATGTTGGCCAAGGTGGGCGACATGGTTACCCTGCCGGGTGGTGGCGGGTTGCCGGAGGCGACACGCTCAATCTACTTCGCCTACAGCCTGCCCATCGCCGGCGCGGCCGGTATTTTAGCGCTGTTTTTCCCCAAACGCCTGTGCATCTTCACCAGCCTCATCCTGTCGTTTCTGGCCGCCAACATGGTCTACGGCGGCATCGGCGCCTTTTGCTACTACTTTGTCGGCTCCATGATCTACGTCTACCTCATCAAACGCTCCGAGACCCGCTCCCAGCTGCTCAAGTCCGTCTTTCCGCTCTTGGCCGCCCTGTGCGTCATGTGGTGCTCGGTCAACCTTATGGACTTAAATGACCCGTCGGTAGCCGGCGCGGGCCTGGCCTTCGTTGCCCTGTCCGCCTTCCTGTCGCTTTTGGCCGTGGTCGGCATCGCGCCCATCATGGAGCTCATCTTCGGCTACACGTCGCGTTTCCGGCTCATGGAGCTGCTCAACCTGGAACAGCCGCTGCTCCAGGAACTCATGGTCAAGGCCCCGGGCACCTACCACCATTCACTGATCGTCTCCAACATGGTCGAAGCCGGCGCCCGGGCTATCGGAGCCAATCCGCTGCTGGCCAAGGTCGCGGCCCTCTACCACGACATCGGCAAGCTCAAAAATCCCCACTATTTCATTGAAAACATCTCCTGCAAGGAGAACCGCCACAACAAGCTCGCGCCGTCCATGAGCGCGCTAATCCTCATATCCCACGTCAAAAAAGGCATCGAACTGGCCCGTGAACACCGCCTGGGACAGGCCATCACCGACCTCATCGGCCAGCACCACGGCACCACGCTCATTGCCTACTTCTACCACAAGGCCAAGGAACTGGCCGAGGCCAAGGGCGATGATCCCATCCGCGAGGCCGATTACCGCTATCCCGGCCCCAAGCCCCAGTCCAAGGAAGCCGGCCTGATCCTTTTGGCCGACGCCATCGAGGCCTCAAGCCGCACCCTGGTGGACCCGACCCCCAGCCGCATCAAGGGCCATATCCAAAACATCGTGCGCAAGATCTACACCGAGGGCGAACTGGACGATTCCCAGTTGACCCTTAAGGACCTGACGTTACTCAGCGACACCTTCCAGCGCATCTTGACCGGCATCTTCCACCAGCGCATCGAATACCCCAGCGCCAAAAGCCCGGAGAAAAACGGCAAAACCCGCGAGGAAACGGCCTGCGCCGTGGACCCCAAAGCGGCGGAACACGCCGCGTGA
- the ybeY gene encoding rRNA maturation RNase YbeY produces MIGLARGVFAPDLPASRPEIDALCDALLDALDLDGRDFDLTLADDAAIAALNGEFLGLPGPTNILSFPAEDPDRPDYLGELALSLDAVRREAFLYGQPPGLHMARLLAHGFLHLAGLDHGPLMESLTETAAETAAVRLGLD; encoded by the coding sequence GTGATCGGCCTTGCCCGGGGCGTCTTCGCCCCCGACCTGCCGGCCTCGCGTCCGGAGATCGACGCCCTGTGCGACGCGCTGCTCGACGCCCTGGACCTCGACGGCCGGGACTTCGATCTGACCCTTGCCGACGATGCCGCCATCGCCGCCCTCAATGGCGAATTCCTGGGGCTGCCCGGCCCAACCAACATCCTGAGCTTTCCGGCCGAGGACCCCGACCGGCCCGACTACCTCGGCGAACTGGCGCTGAGCCTCGACGCCGTGCGCCGGGAAGCCTTCCTCTACGGCCAGCCGCCGGGACTGCACATGGCCCGGCTGCTGGCCCACGGCTTCCTGCATCTGGCCGGCCTGGACCACGGACCGCTCATGGAATCGCTGACGGAGACCGCCGCCGAAACGGCGGCGGTGAGACTGGGACTGGACTAA
- a CDS encoding methyl-accepting chemotaxis protein, with the protein MKFSISARLGLGFGLVLAAMTVGAFVMTFSLANVKDRAEAMRSQALPLADVAAGMQFEAVNVQQWLTDVSATGEDDGFAEAEKAAGAFRAGAAKFAALAERTGNQALRAETAAVLRDFEAMYDVGKRMSKAYVAEGREAGNAMMGDFDARTEALAGRIAPLKASQFQAVDTQVAGILDKLENDLRLQYLLLGLSLAVGVVCAVLVSRNIRRQLGAEPWEVAAVARDVAAGRFDAVSATCVAKGKGCGVMADMAAMADKLRQSFATVEARTAEAEKHLREAQSQRQAAEEATRQADQARRSGLTEAADRLEDLADAVARAGNALTDRVAQVNRGTVRQHERTADTATAMEEMNATVLEVAQNADRASQSARAARDGAREGLSATEEVARSIDRVRGLSQGLKTSLDVLGDRAKGISAILGVISDIADQTNLLALNAAIEAARAGDAGRGFAVVADEVRKLAEKTMQATGEVASVVSAIDSGVRENVAGMEAAATAVDETTKLAENAGRSLTHIVEMAETATEEVRSIATASQQQATASEEINRALADISLIAEETAQGMADAETELDNLSNSASRLATLIDGLRREG; encoded by the coding sequence ATGAAGTTCTCTATTTCGGCGCGTTTGGGGCTGGGTTTTGGTTTGGTGCTGGCGGCCATGACCGTCGGGGCGTTCGTCATGACCTTTTCCCTGGCCAACGTAAAGGACCGGGCCGAGGCCATGCGCTCCCAGGCCCTTCCCCTGGCCGACGTCGCCGCCGGCATGCAATTCGAGGCCGTCAACGTCCAGCAGTGGCTTACCGACGTCTCGGCCACGGGCGAGGACGACGGTTTTGCCGAGGCCGAGAAGGCGGCCGGGGCCTTTCGGGCCGGCGCGGCCAAGTTCGCGGCCCTGGCCGAGCGCACCGGCAATCAGGCGCTGCGGGCGGAAACCGCTGCCGTGCTGCGCGATTTCGAGGCCATGTACGACGTCGGCAAGCGCATGTCCAAGGCCTATGTGGCCGAAGGCCGCGAGGCCGGCAACGCCATGATGGGCGATTTCGACGCCCGTACCGAGGCCCTGGCCGGGCGCATTGCCCCCCTCAAAGCCAGCCAGTTCCAGGCCGTGGACACCCAGGTGGCCGGCATCTTGGACAAGCTCGAAAACGATTTGCGGCTGCAATACCTGCTGTTGGGCCTGTCGCTGGCCGTAGGCGTCGTCTGCGCCGTCCTCGTCTCCCGCAACATCCGCCGCCAGCTCGGGGCTGAACCCTGGGAAGTGGCTGCCGTGGCCCGGGACGTGGCCGCCGGACGATTCGATGCCGTGAGCGCGACCTGCGTCGCCAAAGGCAAGGGCTGCGGCGTCATGGCCGACATGGCCGCCATGGCCGACAAGCTTCGCCAGTCCTTCGCCACCGTGGAAGCCCGCACGGCCGAGGCTGAAAAACACTTACGGGAAGCCCAGAGCCAGCGGCAGGCCGCCGAGGAGGCTACGCGCCAGGCCGATCAGGCCCGGCGCTCCGGTCTGACCGAAGCGGCTGATCGGCTGGAGGATCTGGCCGACGCCGTGGCCCGGGCCGGCAACGCCTTGACCGACCGGGTGGCCCAGGTCAACCGGGGCACGGTGCGCCAGCACGAACGCACCGCCGATACGGCCACGGCCATGGAGGAAATGAACGCCACCGTGCTCGAAGTGGCCCAGAACGCCGACCGCGCCAGCCAGAGCGCCCGGGCCGCCCGGGACGGCGCGCGCGAAGGCCTGTCCGCCACCGAAGAGGTGGCCCGCTCCATCGACCGGGTGCGCGGCCTCTCCCAGGGCCTCAAGACCAGCCTCGACGTTCTGGGCGATCGGGCCAAGGGCATCTCGGCCATCCTCGGCGTCATCTCCGACATCGCCGACCAGACCAACCTGCTGGCGCTTAATGCCGCCATCGAGGCGGCCCGGGCCGGGGACGCCGGACGCGGATTTGCCGTGGTGGCCGATGAAGTCCGCAAGTTGGCCGAAAAGACCATGCAGGCCACGGGCGAGGTGGCCTCGGTGGTCTCGGCCATTGACAGCGGCGTGCGGGAAAACGTGGCCGGCATGGAAGCGGCGGCCACGGCCGTGGACGAAACCACCAAGCTGGCCGAAAACGCCGGCCGGTCGCTCACGCACATCGTGGAAATGGCCGAAACCGCCACCGAGGAGGTGCGCTCCATAGCCACCGCCTCGCAGCAGCAGGCCACGGCTTCGGAAGAGATCAACCGCGCCCTGGCCGACATCAGTCTCATCGCCGAAGAAACCGCTCAGGGCATGGCTGATGCCGAAACGGAGTTGGACAATCTCTCCAACTCCGCCTCGCGTCTGGCGACCCTCATCGACGGCCTGCGCCGCGAGGGCTAG